The Salvelinus sp. IW2-2015 linkage group LG31, ASM291031v2, whole genome shotgun sequence genome window below encodes:
- the sesn2 gene encoding sestrin-2 isoform X3 has protein sequence MEEMALEPLTDVLCQCNGGRTTNSEVPRPTSRHHQPELGPNPNNFSRLCSRDEAERTEALEELTQSVMSRLGLDRPGSARLDKHTLLRLLRVSRSCPLQGVRERAAELLRTAQEQGVEIPQALASGPSAFIPAQVILEEGPVQEVLIEAFLSLGRFDHITMVMALHPTYLSCFLRTQHALLELDGPLPRPWRHYIVVMAAARHQCSYLVQQHSAGFLEAGGEESWLEGLQHTHPKIRCLHTLNKLLAHRPWLITQQHIQELVCPGADARWSLAELIHAVVLMTHSHSLSSFVWGCGLHPEPDHEGDHAFCPPSPSNNMPQSPHSPAPEDGKPEDGVTEVEVLMKRMVELQQQEEECSQEEMITRFERERSESIPTVVRGAPSDLVLRLVEDPEFIYEDFSIRGEQSPPTMRAQDYSWEDHGFSLVNRLLPDMGQLLEEKFQVVCGLTYNRMAMHKDVDTHTLRKALWNYIHCLYGIRYDDYDYGEVNVLLERGLKMFVKTVACHPEQTTDRIYSAYWRLFRHSEKVHVNLLLMEARLQAALLYTLRAVTRYMT, from the exons ATGGAAGAGATGGCGCTAGAACCACTGACGGACGTGCTCTGCCAATGTAATGGAGGAAGAACCACCAACTCCGAAGTTCCCAGACCTACAAGCCGACATCATCAACCCGAACTGGGGCCGAACCCGAATAACTTTTCTCGGCTGTGCAGCAGGGACGAGGCGGAGAGGACAGAGGCGCTGGAAGAACTGACCCAGAGCGTCATGTCCCGGTTGGGTCTGGACCGACCCGGTTCTGCTCGTCTCGATAAACACACTCTCCTGCGGCTGCTGCGGGTCTCCCGGTCCTGCCCCTTACAGGGGGTCCGCGAGAGGGCAGCGGAACTGCTGCGGACTGCACAG gagCAAGGTGTTGAGATTCCTCAGGCTTTAGCTTCCGGTCCTAGTGCCTTCATCCCTGCACAAGTG ATTTTGGAGGAGGGGCCAGTTCAGGAAGTTCTGATAGAAGCCTTCCTCTCATTGGGCCGTTTTGACCACATCACCATGGTGATGGCCCTTCACCCCACCTACCTCAGCTGCTTCCTGCGTACCCAGCATGCTTTGCTGGAGCTGGATGGCCCGCTGCCCCGCCCCTGGAGGCACTACATCGTTGTCATG gccGCAGCTCGTCACCAGTGTTCCTACCTTGTCCAACAGCATAGTGCAGGGTTCCTGGAGGCGGGGGGGGAGGAGAGCTGGCTGGAGgggctacaacacacacaccccaaaataCGCTGCCTACACACACTCAACAAGTTGCTGGCACACAGACCCTGGCTCATCACACAACAGCACATacag GAGTTGGTGTGTCCCGGGGCGGACGCTCGTTGGTCATTGGCTGAGCTGATCCACGCAGTTGTTCTGATGACTCACTCTCATTCGCTGTCCTCCTTCGTTTGGGGGTGTGGCCTACACCCTGAGCCCGACCACGAAGGAGACCACGCCTTCTGCCCGCCATCACCATCCAATAACATGCCACAAAGCCCTCACAGTCCCGCCCCCGAGGACGGCAAGCCAGAG gaTGGAGTCACGGAGGTGGAGGTATTGATGAAGAGGATGGTGGAGTTAcaacagcaggaggaggagtgTAGTCAGGAAGAGATGATCACTCGctttgagagggagaggagcgagagcatacctactg tggtACGGGGAGCCCCCTCTGACTTGGTGTTGAGGTTGGTGGAGGATCCAGAGTTCATCTATGAAGACTTCTCCATCCGAGGAGAACAGTCACCTCCTACCATGagagcacag gactACTCATGGGAAGACCATGGATTCTCCCTAGTGAACAGACTGTTACCAGACATGGGCCAATTACTGGAGGAGAAGTTCCAG gttgtgTGTGGTCTAACCTACAACAGGATGGCGATGCACAAggatgtggacacacacacactccgcaaGGCTCTCTGGAACTACATACACTGCCTCTACGGAATacg gtacgaTGACTACGACTACGGAGAGGTGAATGTGTTGTTGGAGCGAGGCCTCAAGATGTTTGTGAAAACGGTAGCGTGTCATCCAGAACAGACTACAGATAGGATCTACTCTGCCTACTGGAGACTCTTCAGACACTCTGAGAAg GTCCATGTCAACCTGCTGCTGATGGAGGCTCGACTACAGGCTGCTCTACTATACACACTACGGGCTGTCACACGCTACATGACATGA
- the sesn2 gene encoding sestrin-2 isoform X1, translated as MEEMALEPLTDVLCQCNGGRTTNSEVPRPTSRHHQPELGPNPNNFSRLCSRDEAERTEALEELTQSVMSRLGLDRPGSARLDKHTLLRLLRVSRSCPLQGVRERAAELLRTAQEQGVEIPQALASGPSAFIPAQVILEEGPVQEVLIEAFLSLGRFDHITMVMALHPTYLSCFLRTQHALLELDGPLPRPWRHYIVVMAAARHQCSYLVQQHSAGFLEAGGEESWLEGLQHTHPKIRCLHTLNKLLAHRPWLITQQHIQELVCPGADARWSLAELIHAVVLMTHSHSLSSFVWGCGLHPEPDHEGDHAFCPPSPSNNMPQSPHSPAPEDGKPEDGVTEVEVLMKRMVELQQQEEECSQEEMITRFERERSESIPTGTHTPPLHIYTHAVSLCGCFPWHSFSRVCVCVAVVRGAPSDLVLRLVEDPEFIYEDFSIRGEQSPPTMRAQDYSWEDHGFSLVNRLLPDMGQLLEEKFQVVCGLTYNRMAMHKDVDTHTLRKALWNYIHCLYGIRYDDYDYGEVNVLLERGLKMFVKTVACHPEQTTDRIYSAYWRLFRHSEKVHVNLLLMEARLQAALLYTLRAVTRYMT; from the exons ATGGAAGAGATGGCGCTAGAACCACTGACGGACGTGCTCTGCCAATGTAATGGAGGAAGAACCACCAACTCCGAAGTTCCCAGACCTACAAGCCGACATCATCAACCCGAACTGGGGCCGAACCCGAATAACTTTTCTCGGCTGTGCAGCAGGGACGAGGCGGAGAGGACAGAGGCGCTGGAAGAACTGACCCAGAGCGTCATGTCCCGGTTGGGTCTGGACCGACCCGGTTCTGCTCGTCTCGATAAACACACTCTCCTGCGGCTGCTGCGGGTCTCCCGGTCCTGCCCCTTACAGGGGGTCCGCGAGAGGGCAGCGGAACTGCTGCGGACTGCACAG gagCAAGGTGTTGAGATTCCTCAGGCTTTAGCTTCCGGTCCTAGTGCCTTCATCCCTGCACAAGTG ATTTTGGAGGAGGGGCCAGTTCAGGAAGTTCTGATAGAAGCCTTCCTCTCATTGGGCCGTTTTGACCACATCACCATGGTGATGGCCCTTCACCCCACCTACCTCAGCTGCTTCCTGCGTACCCAGCATGCTTTGCTGGAGCTGGATGGCCCGCTGCCCCGCCCCTGGAGGCACTACATCGTTGTCATG gccGCAGCTCGTCACCAGTGTTCCTACCTTGTCCAACAGCATAGTGCAGGGTTCCTGGAGGCGGGGGGGGAGGAGAGCTGGCTGGAGgggctacaacacacacaccccaaaataCGCTGCCTACACACACTCAACAAGTTGCTGGCACACAGACCCTGGCTCATCACACAACAGCACATacag GAGTTGGTGTGTCCCGGGGCGGACGCTCGTTGGTCATTGGCTGAGCTGATCCACGCAGTTGTTCTGATGACTCACTCTCATTCGCTGTCCTCCTTCGTTTGGGGGTGTGGCCTACACCCTGAGCCCGACCACGAAGGAGACCACGCCTTCTGCCCGCCATCACCATCCAATAACATGCCACAAAGCCCTCACAGTCCCGCCCCCGAGGACGGCAAGCCAGAG gaTGGAGTCACGGAGGTGGAGGTATTGATGAAGAGGATGGTGGAGTTAcaacagcaggaggaggagtgTAGTCAGGAAGAGATGATCACTCGctttgagagggagaggagcgagagcatacctactggtacacacacacctccactgcACATTTACACACACGCTGTCTCGCTCTGTGGCTGTTTTCCATGGCATTCtttctcacgtgtgtgtgtgtgtgtagcagtggtACGGGGAGCCCCCTCTGACTTGGTGTTGAGGTTGGTGGAGGATCCAGAGTTCATCTATGAAGACTTCTCCATCCGAGGAGAACAGTCACCTCCTACCATGagagcacag gactACTCATGGGAAGACCATGGATTCTCCCTAGTGAACAGACTGTTACCAGACATGGGCCAATTACTGGAGGAGAAGTTCCAG gttgtgTGTGGTCTAACCTACAACAGGATGGCGATGCACAAggatgtggacacacacacactccgcaaGGCTCTCTGGAACTACATACACTGCCTCTACGGAATacg gtacgaTGACTACGACTACGGAGAGGTGAATGTGTTGTTGGAGCGAGGCCTCAAGATGTTTGTGAAAACGGTAGCGTGTCATCCAGAACAGACTACAGATAGGATCTACTCTGCCTACTGGAGACTCTTCAGACACTCTGAGAAg GTCCATGTCAACCTGCTGCTGATGGAGGCTCGACTACAGGCTGCTCTACTATACACACTACGGGCTGTCACACGCTACATGACATGA
- the sesn2 gene encoding sestrin-2 isoform X4, protein MEEMALEPLTDVLCQCNGGRTTNSEVPRPTSRHHQPELGPNPNNFSRLCSRDEAERTEALEELTQSVMSRLGLDRPGSARLDKHTLLRLLRVSRSCPLQGVRERAAELLRTAQEQGVEIPQALASGPSAFIPAQVILEEGPVQEVLIEAFLSLGRFDHITMVMALHPTYLSCFLRTQHALLELDGPLPRPWRHYIVVMAAARHQCSYLVQQHSAGFLEAGGEESWLEGLQHTHPKIRCLHTLNKLLAHRPWLITQQHIQELVCPGADARWSLAELIHAVVLMTHSHSLSSFVWGCGLHPEPDHEGDHAFCPPSPSNNMPQSPHSPAPEDGKPEDGVTEVEVLMKRMVELQQQEEECSQEEMITRFERERSESIPTAVVRGAPSDLVLRLVEDPEFIYEDFSIRGEQSPPTMRAQVVCGLTYNRMAMHKDVDTHTLRKALWNYIHCLYGIRYDDYDYGEVNVLLERGLKMFVKTVACHPEQTTDRIYSAYWRLFRHSEKVHVNLLLMEARLQAALLYTLRAVTRYMT, encoded by the exons ATGGAAGAGATGGCGCTAGAACCACTGACGGACGTGCTCTGCCAATGTAATGGAGGAAGAACCACCAACTCCGAAGTTCCCAGACCTACAAGCCGACATCATCAACCCGAACTGGGGCCGAACCCGAATAACTTTTCTCGGCTGTGCAGCAGGGACGAGGCGGAGAGGACAGAGGCGCTGGAAGAACTGACCCAGAGCGTCATGTCCCGGTTGGGTCTGGACCGACCCGGTTCTGCTCGTCTCGATAAACACACTCTCCTGCGGCTGCTGCGGGTCTCCCGGTCCTGCCCCTTACAGGGGGTCCGCGAGAGGGCAGCGGAACTGCTGCGGACTGCACAG gagCAAGGTGTTGAGATTCCTCAGGCTTTAGCTTCCGGTCCTAGTGCCTTCATCCCTGCACAAGTG ATTTTGGAGGAGGGGCCAGTTCAGGAAGTTCTGATAGAAGCCTTCCTCTCATTGGGCCGTTTTGACCACATCACCATGGTGATGGCCCTTCACCCCACCTACCTCAGCTGCTTCCTGCGTACCCAGCATGCTTTGCTGGAGCTGGATGGCCCGCTGCCCCGCCCCTGGAGGCACTACATCGTTGTCATG gccGCAGCTCGTCACCAGTGTTCCTACCTTGTCCAACAGCATAGTGCAGGGTTCCTGGAGGCGGGGGGGGAGGAGAGCTGGCTGGAGgggctacaacacacacaccccaaaataCGCTGCCTACACACACTCAACAAGTTGCTGGCACACAGACCCTGGCTCATCACACAACAGCACATacag GAGTTGGTGTGTCCCGGGGCGGACGCTCGTTGGTCATTGGCTGAGCTGATCCACGCAGTTGTTCTGATGACTCACTCTCATTCGCTGTCCTCCTTCGTTTGGGGGTGTGGCCTACACCCTGAGCCCGACCACGAAGGAGACCACGCCTTCTGCCCGCCATCACCATCCAATAACATGCCACAAAGCCCTCACAGTCCCGCCCCCGAGGACGGCAAGCCAGAG gaTGGAGTCACGGAGGTGGAGGTATTGATGAAGAGGATGGTGGAGTTAcaacagcaggaggaggagtgTAGTCAGGAAGAGATGATCACTCGctttgagagggagaggagcgagagcatacctactg cagtggtACGGGGAGCCCCCTCTGACTTGGTGTTGAGGTTGGTGGAGGATCCAGAGTTCATCTATGAAGACTTCTCCATCCGAGGAGAACAGTCACCTCCTACCATGagagcacag gttgtgTGTGGTCTAACCTACAACAGGATGGCGATGCACAAggatgtggacacacacacactccgcaaGGCTCTCTGGAACTACATACACTGCCTCTACGGAATacg gtacgaTGACTACGACTACGGAGAGGTGAATGTGTTGTTGGAGCGAGGCCTCAAGATGTTTGTGAAAACGGTAGCGTGTCATCCAGAACAGACTACAGATAGGATCTACTCTGCCTACTGGAGACTCTTCAGACACTCTGAGAAg GTCCATGTCAACCTGCTGCTGATGGAGGCTCGACTACAGGCTGCTCTACTATACACACTACGGGCTGTCACACGCTACATGACATGA
- the sesn2 gene encoding sestrin-2 isoform X2 → MEEMALEPLTDVLCQCNGGRTTNSEVPRPTSRHHQPELGPNPNNFSRLCSRDEAERTEALEELTQSVMSRLGLDRPGSARLDKHTLLRLLRVSRSCPLQGVRERAAELLRTAQEQGVEIPQALASGPSAFIPAQVILEEGPVQEVLIEAFLSLGRFDHITMVMALHPTYLSCFLRTQHALLELDGPLPRPWRHYIVVMAAARHQCSYLVQQHSAGFLEAGGEESWLEGLQHTHPKIRCLHTLNKLLAHRPWLITQQHIQELVCPGADARWSLAELIHAVVLMTHSHSLSSFVWGCGLHPEPDHEGDHAFCPPSPSNNMPQSPHSPAPEDGKPEDGVTEVEVLMKRMVELQQQEEECSQEEMITRFERERSESIPTAVVRGAPSDLVLRLVEDPEFIYEDFSIRGEQSPPTMRAQDYSWEDHGFSLVNRLLPDMGQLLEEKFQVVCGLTYNRMAMHKDVDTHTLRKALWNYIHCLYGIRYDDYDYGEVNVLLERGLKMFVKTVACHPEQTTDRIYSAYWRLFRHSEKVHVNLLLMEARLQAALLYTLRAVTRYMT, encoded by the exons ATGGAAGAGATGGCGCTAGAACCACTGACGGACGTGCTCTGCCAATGTAATGGAGGAAGAACCACCAACTCCGAAGTTCCCAGACCTACAAGCCGACATCATCAACCCGAACTGGGGCCGAACCCGAATAACTTTTCTCGGCTGTGCAGCAGGGACGAGGCGGAGAGGACAGAGGCGCTGGAAGAACTGACCCAGAGCGTCATGTCCCGGTTGGGTCTGGACCGACCCGGTTCTGCTCGTCTCGATAAACACACTCTCCTGCGGCTGCTGCGGGTCTCCCGGTCCTGCCCCTTACAGGGGGTCCGCGAGAGGGCAGCGGAACTGCTGCGGACTGCACAG gagCAAGGTGTTGAGATTCCTCAGGCTTTAGCTTCCGGTCCTAGTGCCTTCATCCCTGCACAAGTG ATTTTGGAGGAGGGGCCAGTTCAGGAAGTTCTGATAGAAGCCTTCCTCTCATTGGGCCGTTTTGACCACATCACCATGGTGATGGCCCTTCACCCCACCTACCTCAGCTGCTTCCTGCGTACCCAGCATGCTTTGCTGGAGCTGGATGGCCCGCTGCCCCGCCCCTGGAGGCACTACATCGTTGTCATG gccGCAGCTCGTCACCAGTGTTCCTACCTTGTCCAACAGCATAGTGCAGGGTTCCTGGAGGCGGGGGGGGAGGAGAGCTGGCTGGAGgggctacaacacacacaccccaaaataCGCTGCCTACACACACTCAACAAGTTGCTGGCACACAGACCCTGGCTCATCACACAACAGCACATacag GAGTTGGTGTGTCCCGGGGCGGACGCTCGTTGGTCATTGGCTGAGCTGATCCACGCAGTTGTTCTGATGACTCACTCTCATTCGCTGTCCTCCTTCGTTTGGGGGTGTGGCCTACACCCTGAGCCCGACCACGAAGGAGACCACGCCTTCTGCCCGCCATCACCATCCAATAACATGCCACAAAGCCCTCACAGTCCCGCCCCCGAGGACGGCAAGCCAGAG gaTGGAGTCACGGAGGTGGAGGTATTGATGAAGAGGATGGTGGAGTTAcaacagcaggaggaggagtgTAGTCAGGAAGAGATGATCACTCGctttgagagggagaggagcgagagcatacctactg cagtggtACGGGGAGCCCCCTCTGACTTGGTGTTGAGGTTGGTGGAGGATCCAGAGTTCATCTATGAAGACTTCTCCATCCGAGGAGAACAGTCACCTCCTACCATGagagcacag gactACTCATGGGAAGACCATGGATTCTCCCTAGTGAACAGACTGTTACCAGACATGGGCCAATTACTGGAGGAGAAGTTCCAG gttgtgTGTGGTCTAACCTACAACAGGATGGCGATGCACAAggatgtggacacacacacactccgcaaGGCTCTCTGGAACTACATACACTGCCTCTACGGAATacg gtacgaTGACTACGACTACGGAGAGGTGAATGTGTTGTTGGAGCGAGGCCTCAAGATGTTTGTGAAAACGGTAGCGTGTCATCCAGAACAGACTACAGATAGGATCTACTCTGCCTACTGGAGACTCTTCAGACACTCTGAGAAg GTCCATGTCAACCTGCTGCTGATGGAGGCTCGACTACAGGCTGCTCTACTATACACACTACGGGCTGTCACACGCTACATGACATGA
- the sesn2 gene encoding sestrin-2 isoform X5: protein MMEQGVEIPQALASGPSAFIPAQVILEEGPVQEVLIEAFLSLGRFDHITMVMALHPTYLSCFLRTQHALLELDGPLPRPWRHYIVVMAAARHQCSYLVQQHSAGFLEAGGEESWLEGLQHTHPKIRCLHTLNKLLAHRPWLITQQHIQELVCPGADARWSLAELIHAVVLMTHSHSLSSFVWGCGLHPEPDHEGDHAFCPPSPSNNMPQSPHSPAPEDGKPEDGVTEVEVLMKRMVELQQQEEECSQEEMITRFERERSESIPTGTHTPPLHIYTHAVSLCGCFPWHSFSRVCVCVAVVRGAPSDLVLRLVEDPEFIYEDFSIRGEQSPPTMRAQDYSWEDHGFSLVNRLLPDMGQLLEEKFQVVCGLTYNRMAMHKDVDTHTLRKALWNYIHCLYGIRYDDYDYGEVNVLLERGLKMFVKTVACHPEQTTDRIYSAYWRLFRHSEKVHVNLLLMEARLQAALLYTLRAVTRYMT, encoded by the exons ATGATG gagCAAGGTGTTGAGATTCCTCAGGCTTTAGCTTCCGGTCCTAGTGCCTTCATCCCTGCACAAGTG ATTTTGGAGGAGGGGCCAGTTCAGGAAGTTCTGATAGAAGCCTTCCTCTCATTGGGCCGTTTTGACCACATCACCATGGTGATGGCCCTTCACCCCACCTACCTCAGCTGCTTCCTGCGTACCCAGCATGCTTTGCTGGAGCTGGATGGCCCGCTGCCCCGCCCCTGGAGGCACTACATCGTTGTCATG gccGCAGCTCGTCACCAGTGTTCCTACCTTGTCCAACAGCATAGTGCAGGGTTCCTGGAGGCGGGGGGGGAGGAGAGCTGGCTGGAGgggctacaacacacacaccccaaaataCGCTGCCTACACACACTCAACAAGTTGCTGGCACACAGACCCTGGCTCATCACACAACAGCACATacag GAGTTGGTGTGTCCCGGGGCGGACGCTCGTTGGTCATTGGCTGAGCTGATCCACGCAGTTGTTCTGATGACTCACTCTCATTCGCTGTCCTCCTTCGTTTGGGGGTGTGGCCTACACCCTGAGCCCGACCACGAAGGAGACCACGCCTTCTGCCCGCCATCACCATCCAATAACATGCCACAAAGCCCTCACAGTCCCGCCCCCGAGGACGGCAAGCCAGAG gaTGGAGTCACGGAGGTGGAGGTATTGATGAAGAGGATGGTGGAGTTAcaacagcaggaggaggagtgTAGTCAGGAAGAGATGATCACTCGctttgagagggagaggagcgagagcatacctactggtacacacacacctccactgcACATTTACACACACGCTGTCTCGCTCTGTGGCTGTTTTCCATGGCATTCtttctcacgtgtgtgtgtgtgtgtagcagtggtACGGGGAGCCCCCTCTGACTTGGTGTTGAGGTTGGTGGAGGATCCAGAGTTCATCTATGAAGACTTCTCCATCCGAGGAGAACAGTCACCTCCTACCATGagagcacag gactACTCATGGGAAGACCATGGATTCTCCCTAGTGAACAGACTGTTACCAGACATGGGCCAATTACTGGAGGAGAAGTTCCAG gttgtgTGTGGTCTAACCTACAACAGGATGGCGATGCACAAggatgtggacacacacacactccgcaaGGCTCTCTGGAACTACATACACTGCCTCTACGGAATacg gtacgaTGACTACGACTACGGAGAGGTGAATGTGTTGTTGGAGCGAGGCCTCAAGATGTTTGTGAAAACGGTAGCGTGTCATCCAGAACAGACTACAGATAGGATCTACTCTGCCTACTGGAGACTCTTCAGACACTCTGAGAAg GTCCATGTCAACCTGCTGCTGATGGAGGCTCGACTACAGGCTGCTCTACTATACACACTACGGGCTGTCACACGCTACATGACATGA
- the matn1 gene encoding LOW QUALITY PROTEIN: cartilage matrix protein (The sequence of the model RefSeq protein was modified relative to this genomic sequence to represent the inferred CDS: inserted 3 bases in 3 codons; deleted 2 bases in 1 codon) → MIPSPPLFLLLLGLMGAHATAPVSVDLRTAAAMAAGLCNTRPTDLVFIVDSSRSVRPSEFEQVKVFLAKVIEGLDVGPDATRVGVVNYASRVKNELSLKTHKTKAGLVKAVTKIEPLSTGTMTGLAIQFALNVAFSEAEGARVKSPDISKVAIIVTDGRPQDNVKDVAARARDAGIELYAIGVGRVDLNTLKQIASEQLDDHVDYVESYSVIEKLTKKFQEAFCDTVADLCATGDHDCQQVCISAPGSFKCACKEGFSLLEDGKSCSACSNAATDVVFLIDGSKSVRPENFELVKKWINQIVDKLDVSETKAHVGLVQYSSSVKQEFPLGRYNKQKDLKDAVKKMAYMEXGTMTGQALRYLTTAALHQLVGHGPGVAKVGIVFTDGRSQDYVEDAAKKAKEQGFRMYAXGVGNAVEDELREIASQPTGEHYFYTADFKXMTAIAKKLQINICQEEDPCECDSVVKFQKKVEEALQALTKKLEGVSKRIAALENKIV, encoded by the exons CGGCAGGTCTGTGTAACACTCGCCCTACAGACCTGGTGTTCATCGTGGACAGCAGTAGGAGTGTGCGTCCGTCAGAGTTCGAGCAGGTGAAGGTGTTCCTGGCCAAGGTCATCGAGGGACTGGATGTTGGACCTGACGCCACACGGGTCGGAGTGGTCAACTATGCCAGCCGCGTCaagaatgag ctgtctCTGAAGACCCATAAAACCAAGGCAGGTCTGGTAAAGGCTGTGACTAAGATCGAGCCCCTGTCCACTGGCACCATGACCGGCCTTGCTATCCAGTTCGCCCTTAACGTAGCTTTCAGCGAGGCTGAGGGCGCCCGCGTCAAGTCCCCAGACATCAGCAAG GTGGCCATCATCGTGACAGACGGTCGTCCCCAGGACAACGTAAAGGATGTGGCGGCGCGTGCCCGGGACGCGGGTATCGAGCTATACGCCATTGGCGTAGGGCGTGTAGACCTGAATACGCTGAAGCAGATCGCCAGCGAGCAGCTGGACGACCACGTGGACTACGTAGAGAGCTACTCAGTCATCGAGAAACTCACCAAGAAGTTCCAGGAGGCTTTctgtg ACACAGTGGCGGACCTGTGTGCCACTGGAGATCATGACTGTCAGCAGGTATGCATCAGCGCACCAGGGTCATTCAAGTGTGCCTGCAAGGAGGGCTTCAGTCTACTGGAGGATGGCAAAAGCTGCAGcg CCTGCAGTAATGCCGCCACAGACGTGGTGTTCCTGATCGATGGTTCTAAGAGTGTGCGTCCAGAGAACTTTGAGCTGGTCAAGAAGTGGATCAACCAGATCGTAGACAAACTGGACGTCTCCGAGACCAAGGCTCATGTTGGACTGGTCCAgtactccagctctgtcaaacag GAGTTCCCTCTGGGACGTTACAACAAACAGAAGGACCTGAAGGACGCGGTGAAGAAGATGGCCTACATGG AGGGGACCATGACAGGACAGGCCCTGCGCTACCTGACGACAGCAGCTTTGCACCAGCTGGTGGGGCACGGCCCCGGGGTCGCCAAGGTCGGCATTGTGTTCACCGATGGACGCAGCCAGGACTAC GTCGAGGACGCCGCCAAGAAGGCCAAGGAGCAAG gtTTTAGGATGTATG GTGGCGTGGGTAATGCTGTAGAGGATGAGTTGAGGGAGATAGCATCACAGCCAACAGGAGAACACTACTTCTACACTGCAGATTTCA GCATGACAGCCATCGCTAAGAAGCTGCAGATCAACATCTGTCaag AGGAGGACCCATGTGAATGTGACTCTGTCGTTAAGTTCCAGAAAAAAGTAGAAGAAGCCTTACAGGCACTAACGAAAAAAC TGGAGGGCGTGTCGAAGAGGATCGCTGCACTGGAGAACAAGATTGTCTga